Proteins co-encoded in one Candidatus Delongbacteria bacterium genomic window:
- the lipA gene encoding lipoyl synthase gives MEMEKKRLPDWIKKDFKHNKTVLNIKKELSNHNLHSVCEEARCPNLSECFKKKTTTFMILGNVCTRNCAFCSVTHGSPDLVDPNEPENLAKMVLELELKHVVITSVTRDDLMDGGAEQFARVIRAIKKITNSTIEVLTPDFKGDDSARKIVSFEKPDIFNHNVETVPDLYKTIRPGAIYERSIEFLKKIKGDDRSILTKTGIMVGLGETTEQLKRLLEDVVKADVDIFTCGQYLRPTKHNAAVVEYKDEEWFEKFKELGESFGIKHVYSSPFMRSSYNAGELLAKIK, from the coding sequence ATTGAAATGGAGAAAAAAAGATTACCTGATTGGATAAAAAAAGACTTTAAACATAATAAAACTGTTCTCAATATAAAAAAAGAGCTCAGTAATCACAATTTACACTCAGTGTGTGAAGAAGCAAGATGTCCGAACCTTTCTGAATGTTTCAAGAAGAAAACAACAACTTTTATGATTTTGGGAAATGTTTGTACAAGAAATTGTGCTTTCTGCAGTGTTACCCACGGCTCCCCTGATCTTGTTGACCCTAACGAACCTGAGAATCTGGCAAAAATGGTTCTGGAGCTTGAACTTAAACACGTTGTAATTACATCTGTCACTAGAGATGATCTCATGGATGGTGGTGCTGAACAATTCGCAAGAGTGATAAGAGCAATAAAAAAAATTACTAACTCAACTATTGAAGTACTAACCCCAGACTTCAAAGGAGATGACTCTGCTAGAAAAATTGTTTCATTTGAAAAACCTGATATTTTCAATCATAATGTGGAAACAGTTCCAGATTTATATAAAACTATCAGGCCGGGGGCCATATATGAAAGATCTATAGAATTTCTAAAGAAAATAAAAGGCGATGATAGATCCATTCTCACAAAAACTGGCATTATGGTAGGTCTTGGAGAGACTACTGAGCAGCTTAAAAGATTACTTGAAGATGTTGTAAAAGCTGATGTAGACATATTCACATGCGGACAATACTTACGTCCTACAAAGCACAATGCTGCTGTTGTTGAGTACAAAGATGAGGAGTGGTTTGAAAAATTCAAAGAGCTGGGGGAAAGTTTCGGAATCAAGCATGTATATTCATCTCCGTTTATGAGAAGTTCATACAATGCTGGAGAACTATTAGCCAAAATAAAATAA
- a CDS encoding succinate dehydrogenase cytochrome b subunit, with amino-acid sequence MILSLGRILNSSIIKKVIVGVTGLMLSLFLVSHFIGNTLMMISAELFNTYAHTLINHPLIYFAEGGIVIVFLLHMVYAIRLIFENYFARPERYYVKKNSGRGATFASSTMKFTGPLIFIFLVMHLLNFKYGTHYDVVYTSGTMRDLNKLMLVYFSDWINIVLYIFFMAVVAFHVSHGVWSAFQTFGLTGPKCDKVLRIGAKLFALFVFVGYSIFPIWAYMQGGK; translated from the coding sequence ATGATCTTAAGTCTTGGTAGGATATTAAATTCTTCTATCATTAAGAAAGTGATAGTTGGAGTAACTGGGTTGATGTTATCGTTGTTCCTTGTCAGCCATTTTATAGGGAATACTTTGATGATGATCAGTGCTGAGCTGTTTAATACTTACGCTCATACCTTGATAAACCACCCATTGATTTATTTCGCCGAAGGTGGAATTGTTATTGTATTTTTGTTACACATGGTCTACGCAATACGATTGATTTTTGAGAACTATTTTGCTCGGCCGGAAAGATATTATGTAAAAAAAAATAGTGGAAGAGGTGCTACTTTTGCATCATCAACCATGAAATTCACGGGACCACTAATCTTTATTTTCTTGGTTATGCACCTTTTAAATTTTAAATATGGTACTCATTACGATGTTGTGTATACAAGTGGTACTATGAGAGATTTAAACAAACTCATGCTTGTTTATTTTTCAGATTGGATAAACATCGTCTTATACATTTTCTTTATGGCTGTTGTTGCTTTTCACGTTAGTCATGGTGTGTGGTCTGCATTTCAAACTTTTGGATTAACAGGTCCAAAATGTGATAAAGTTTTAAGAATTGGGGCTAAACTTTTTGCTTTATTTGTTTTTGTAGGTTATTCAATTTTTCCAATTTGGGCTTATATGCAGGGAGGTAAATAA
- a CDS encoding fumarate reductase/succinate dehydrogenase flavoprotein subunit — MKLDSKIPAGDIREKWDAHKFNLKLVNPANKRKYKVIIVGTGLAGASAAASLAEMGYYVDIFCIQDSPRRAHSIAAQGGINAAKNYPNDGDSVWRLFYDTVKGGDYRAREANVYRLAQVSNDIIDHCVAQGIPFARDYGGYLDNRSFGGAQVSRTFYARGQTGQQLLLGAYSSLMKESKKGKVKIFPRSEMLDLVLVDGVARGIIVRNVITGEVTRHVADAVVLASGGYGNVYFLSTNAMSSNGSAAWKAYKKGAAFANPCFTQIHPTCIPVHGSYQSKLTLMSESLRNDGRVWVPKNVGDRRHPSEIPEIDRDYYLERIYPSFGNLVPRDVASRNAKFQCDAGKGVGATGLSVFLDFRDAIKRDGLDTIKNKYGNLFDMYERITDEDPYKVPMRIFPAVHYTMGGLWVDYNLMSNIPGLFVLGEANFSDHGANRLGASALMQGLADGYFILPYTIGGYLASFKKDNLTTDHEQFIKDEKESMDRVNKLLKNNGNKSVDDFHKELGHIMWDNVGMSRNEKDLNKALDEIPKLREEFWKNVSVPGESKNVNLELEKAGRVADFLEMGELMALDALERNESCGGHFREESQTTENEALRNDNDYAHVAAWEYNGDNAPILHKEKLEFEYVKLSQRSYK, encoded by the coding sequence ATGAAACTTGATTCTAAAATTCCTGCTGGAGATATAAGAGAAAAGTGGGATGCTCATAAATTTAATTTAAAATTAGTAAACCCAGCAAACAAAAGAAAATATAAGGTAATTATTGTAGGAACAGGGCTTGCGGGAGCTTCAGCAGCAGCTTCACTGGCTGAAATGGGCTATTATGTTGATATTTTCTGTATACAGGATTCACCCAGAAGAGCTCACTCAATAGCGGCTCAAGGTGGAATCAATGCGGCAAAAAATTATCCAAATGATGGTGATTCGGTTTGGAGATTATTTTATGATACGGTAAAAGGTGGGGATTATAGAGCAAGAGAGGCTAATGTTTATAGGCTTGCACAAGTTTCAAATGACATTATAGATCATTGCGTAGCCCAAGGAATTCCATTTGCTAGAGATTATGGTGGATATCTTGACAATAGGTCATTTGGTGGAGCTCAGGTTTCTCGTACTTTTTATGCCAGAGGTCAAACTGGACAGCAATTGTTACTTGGAGCGTATTCTTCATTGATGAAAGAATCAAAAAAGGGTAAAGTTAAAATTTTTCCAAGATCTGAAATGTTAGACCTTGTTCTCGTAGACGGCGTTGCCAGAGGTATCATAGTTCGAAATGTGATTACAGGAGAAGTAACTCGACATGTTGCAGATGCTGTTGTATTAGCAAGTGGTGGTTATGGGAATGTTTATTTCTTATCAACGAATGCGATGTCTTCAAACGGTTCAGCAGCTTGGAAAGCTTATAAAAAAGGGGCTGCCTTTGCAAATCCATGTTTTACTCAAATTCACCCCACATGTATTCCAGTTCATGGCTCCTACCAATCAAAACTTACTTTAATGAGTGAATCATTAAGAAATGATGGAAGAGTATGGGTTCCAAAAAATGTAGGAGATAGAAGACATCCATCAGAAATTCCTGAAATTGATAGAGATTACTACCTAGAAAGAATCTATCCTTCATTTGGTAATCTTGTTCCTCGTGATGTTGCTTCCAGAAACGCAAAATTCCAGTGCGATGCAGGAAAAGGCGTTGGAGCTACCGGATTATCGGTATTTCTGGATTTTAGAGATGCTATTAAGCGGGATGGATTAGACACAATCAAAAATAAATATGGTAATCTTTTCGACATGTATGAGCGAATTACAGATGAGGATCCTTATAAAGTTCCTATGAGGATTTTCCCTGCCGTTCACTATACGATGGGTGGTCTGTGGGTCGATTATAATCTAATGTCAAATATCCCAGGATTATTTGTTTTAGGTGAAGCTAATTTTTCAGATCATGGTGCAAACAGGCTTGGTGCCTCTGCATTAATGCAGGGTCTAGCTGACGGCTATTTCATTCTTCCATACACGATTGGGGGATACTTAGCCTCATTTAAAAAAGATAATTTGACTACTGATCATGAGCAATTCATTAAAGATGAAAAAGAATCTATGGATAGAGTAAATAAATTACTTAAAAATAATGGCAACAAATCGGTAGATGACTTCCATAAGGAGCTTGGTCATATCATGTGGGACAATGTTGGTATGTCCAGAAATGAAAAAGATTTAAATAAAGCTTTGGATGAAATTCCAAAATTAAGAGAAGAATTCTGGAAAAATGTCAGTGTTCCAGGTGAAAGTAAAAATGTTAACCTTGAGCTTGAAAAAGCTGGCAGAGTAGCTGATTTTCTGGAGATGGGAGAGTTAATGGCATTAGATGCTCTTGAAAGAAATGAATCATGTGGAGGTCATTTCAGAGAAGAGAGTCAAACAACAGAAAATGAAGCACTTAGGAATGATAATGATTATGCTCATGTGGCTGCATGGGAGTACAATGGTGATAATGCTCCAATTCTACATAAAGAAAAATTGGAATTTGAATATGTTAAACTTAGTCAAAGAAGCTATAAGTAA
- a CDS encoding succinate dehydrogenase/fumarate reductase iron-sulfur subunit has translation MSEEKFINIKLKIWRQNNKESKGKVVDYKLERVSTDMSFLEMLDVLNEKLIKEKDPLGPVAFDHDCREGICGMCSLVINGIPHGPEAETTTCQLHMRKFKDGDTIVVEPFRARAFPVLKDLVIDRSAFDKIIEAGGFISVNTGNAQDANALPVPRRDAELSMDAAACIGCGACVASCKNASAMLFVSAKVSQFALLPHGKIEAVERVSSMVSKMDELGFGNCTNEAECEATCPKGIKITNIARMNREFFKAILIG, from the coding sequence ATGTCAGAAGAAAAGTTTATAAATATAAAATTGAAGATATGGCGTCAGAATAACAAAGAATCAAAAGGTAAGGTTGTTGATTACAAATTAGAAAGAGTATCAACAGATATGTCCTTTTTGGAGATGCTTGATGTTTTAAACGAAAAATTGATTAAAGAGAAGGATCCGCTTGGTCCTGTAGCCTTTGATCATGATTGCAGAGAAGGTATATGTGGAATGTGTTCGCTGGTTATCAATGGTATCCCTCATGGTCCTGAAGCAGAAACAACCACATGTCAACTACATATGAGAAAGTTTAAGGATGGGGATACTATTGTTGTTGAACCATTTAGAGCCAGGGCTTTCCCTGTTCTGAAGGATCTTGTGATTGATAGATCTGCATTTGATAAAATTATTGAAGCTGGAGGTTTTATATCTGTTAACACAGGTAACGCACAAGACGCAAATGCCTTACCTGTTCCAAGAAGAGATGCTGAGCTTTCAATGGATGCTGCTGCTTGTATTGGTTGTGGTGCTTGTGTAGCTAGTTGCAAAAATGCCTCCGCAATGCTTTTTGTTTCAGCTAAAGTGTCACAATTTGCATTACTTCCACATGGAAAAATTGAAGCTGTGGAGAGAGTTTCTTCGATGGTAAGTAAAATGGATGAGCTCGGTTTTGGAAACTGTACAAATGAAGCAGAATGCGAAGCAACATGTCCAAAAGGTATCAAAATTACTAATATTGCCAGAATGAACAGAGAGTTCTTCAAGGCAATATTGATCGGTTAA
- a CDS encoding transporter substrate-binding domain-containing protein → MKIMFLIFLISCFTIAQEDQVIKMGYRTTEKLPYIGEEPDDSGYFQDLYSEVARRIGCKLEIVRLPKKRVLESLKDGDIDFYPGFSFSDERAEYSYWISTGRKQRDIAISLEDLHDLKEEKDLLGLIQLVALGNPDYLSEFDRTRFIQNVVPEMDLERAVLLLNLKRADFYIYEEDAVKYFIKIKNIKNLKLHTELIAKFDFESAGFSRRSKIFEAVPNLFYDSSKPLSRLNLPENPKVGSIVYRFEKEINKMILEGEVTRIYKKYFE, encoded by the coding sequence ATGAAGATTATGTTTTTGATTTTCCTTATTTCCTGTTTTACTATAGCTCAAGAAGATCAGGTTATTAAAATGGGATATCGTACTACTGAAAAATTACCATATATAGGTGAAGAACCGGATGATAGTGGTTATTTTCAAGATTTATACAGTGAAGTTGCTAGGCGAATTGGCTGTAAATTAGAGATTGTCAGACTTCCAAAAAAAAGAGTTTTGGAAAGTTTAAAGGATGGAGATATTGATTTTTATCCTGGTTTTTCATTTAGTGACGAAAGAGCTGAATATTCTTATTGGATAAGCACCGGAAGAAAACAGAGGGATATTGCCATTTCTCTAGAGGATTTACATGATTTAAAGGAAGAAAAGGATCTGCTAGGTCTGATTCAACTGGTTGCATTAGGAAATCCTGATTATCTTTCCGAATTTGATAGAACCAGATTCATTCAAAATGTTGTTCCTGAAATGGACCTAGAAAGGGCTGTTTTATTGCTAAATTTAAAAAGAGCTGATTTTTATATCTATGAGGAAGATGCAGTTAAATATTTTATTAAAATAAAAAATATTAAAAATTTGAAACTTCATACAGAACTGATTGCAAAATTTGATTTTGAATCAGCAGGATTTTCGAGAAGATCAAAAATATTCGAAGCAGTGCCAAACCTATTCTATGATAGTAGTAAACCATTATCGAGGCTCAATCTTCCAGAAAATCCAAAGGTTGGTTCAATTGTTTATAGATTTGAAAAAGAGATAAATAAAATGATCTTAGAAGGAGAGGTTACAAGGATATATAAGAAGTATTTCGAATAA
- a CDS encoding T9SS type A sorting domain-containing protein yields MKYIMIIVLYSLNLFAVYQIGDRVENLKFYGWESSADSIHVNVDSLATNDSKYALLLFCDRDQSNSINLATDFQDSLWAIFNKTPRKIKLYSSVHGITDQTVLNGEGWRTQNSTNLQYILSTENHLGSKIGDFSENSAPYPYVALIDSNSTLVYSQTMMQLDKFVDTLKVKLGYLPPRNLNLTIEAYESRLKVSWNPPAVETGKIIENNYKGLVSKKREYRDINSLSGYVATYNNTNVIINDKDSTYFYINSPVNSEKYYVSVKAVYSDYNNLKSAAIKDTITWYNTAPHWEKYGNNWSLDDGIGVPYSSWKYGIIVKLGMPAILDSIETSLQFSEENLKWSVYTVVNDTIDRNGQIADLEGLFNVENSDTVIVRTDSDIIIDSVFAVVIESIGNFAGRDIDADEQQDLSYGNLIYFENEWQHLNNVGPGYSGTFHLKARVTPIVNIEENLPLIADVFNYPNPFNPVTVINFEVQKPSEFYISVYNSAGQLVKNLNQGFLDTGKHSVEFNGSNLGSGVYYYTISGVGTKIYTGRMILLK; encoded by the coding sequence ATGAAGTATATTATGATAATAGTTTTATATAGTCTAAACCTGTTTGCAGTCTATCAAATTGGTGACAGGGTTGAGAATTTAAAATTCTATGGTTGGGAGAGTAGTGCTGATTCTATCCATGTAAATGTGGATTCTTTGGCAACGAATGATTCTAAATATGCTCTTTTGCTTTTTTGCGATCGAGATCAATCAAATTCTATCAATTTAGCAACTGATTTTCAAGATTCATTATGGGCTATATTCAATAAAACTCCAAGGAAAATCAAACTGTATTCATCCGTGCATGGAATAACAGATCAGACAGTTTTAAATGGTGAAGGCTGGAGAACTCAGAATAGTACAAATTTACAATATATTCTATCAACTGAAAATCATTTAGGATCGAAAATTGGAGATTTCTCTGAAAATTCTGCCCCTTATCCATATGTAGCACTAATTGACTCAAATTCCACCCTGGTATACAGTCAAACCATGATGCAGCTTGATAAATTTGTGGATACTTTGAAAGTTAAGCTGGGATATTTACCCCCAAGAAATCTCAATCTAACCATTGAAGCATACGAATCACGTTTAAAAGTTTCTTGGAATCCTCCTGCTGTGGAAACAGGAAAAATAATTGAGAATAATTATAAAGGATTGGTTTCAAAGAAAAGGGAGTATAGAGATATCAATTCTTTATCGGGATATGTAGCTACTTATAATAATACCAATGTTATAATCAATGATAAAGATAGCACTTATTTTTATATAAACTCACCTGTCAACAGTGAAAAGTATTATGTTAGCGTAAAAGCCGTTTATTCTGATTATAACAATCTCAAATCTGCAGCAATCAAAGATACAATCACTTGGTACAACACTGCTCCACATTGGGAAAAATATGGTAATAATTGGAGCCTTGATGATGGTATAGGTGTACCTTATTCAAGTTGGAAATATGGTATTATTGTAAAACTTGGAATGCCTGCGATTCTGGATTCTATCGAAACATCTCTACAATTCTCTGAAGAAAATCTAAAATGGTCTGTTTATACTGTAGTAAATGATACGATAGATAGAAATGGGCAAATTGCCGATCTTGAAGGTTTATTTAATGTTGAAAATTCCGATACGGTTATTGTTAGAACAGATTCTGATATAATAATAGACTCTGTGTTTGCTGTAGTAATTGAATCTATAGGGAATTTTGCTGGACGAGATATTGATGCAGATGAACAGCAAGATCTATCTTATGGCAATTTAATCTATTTTGAAAATGAGTGGCAACATCTAAATAATGTTGGTCCTGGTTATTCTGGAACATTTCATCTGAAGGCTCGAGTTACTCCAATTGTAAACATAGAGGAAAATTTACCATTGATCGCAGATGTTTTCAACTATCCAAATCCTTTTAATCCTGTGACTGTTATCAATTTTGAGGTTCAAAAACCTTCGGAGTTTTATATTAGTGTTTATAATTCAGCCGGACAATTGGTCAAGAATCTAAACCAAGGGTTCTTGGATACTGGTAAACATAGTGTGGAGTTTAATGGTAGTAATCTTGGAAGTGGTGTATATTATTATACTATTTCAGGTGTAGGCACAAAAATCTACACTGGGAGAATGATATTATTAAAGTAA
- the ugpC gene encoding sn-glycerol-3-phosphate ABC transporter ATP-binding protein UgpC has protein sequence MSEVKIEKVYKSYNGKDNVVKNVSLHIDDGEFMVFVGPSGCGKSTTLRMIAGLEEITSGDISIGSRVVNNVLPKDRNIAMVFQNYALYPHMTVYENMAFALKLRKVDKKIIKEKVLSAAKILGLDTYLDRRPGNLSGGQRQRVALGRAIVRDPEVFLFDEPLSNLDAKLRVQMRTEIIKLHKQLKTTMVYVTHDQTEAMTMGDRICVMKDGDIMQVDTPLNLYSNPTNRFVAGFIGSPSMNFIEGEFVKTGDIVKFKSDTFNLDTKIKSNINLNLTSKVQMGIRPEFFNFDNDGQSFNVEVVEPLGNETFVYFKTPQGTKLLRTNLQQIPSTGNKIKIKLNLDNLFFFDAITGKRISNE, from the coding sequence ATGTCTGAAGTAAAAATCGAAAAAGTATACAAGAGTTATAATGGAAAAGACAATGTAGTAAAAAATGTTTCTTTACATATAGATGATGGCGAATTTATGGTTTTTGTAGGACCATCAGGATGTGGAAAATCTACAACACTCCGAATGATAGCAGGACTTGAAGAGATAACAAGTGGTGATATTTCAATTGGGAGTAGAGTTGTCAATAATGTTTTGCCTAAAGATAGGAATATTGCCATGGTATTCCAAAACTATGCTTTGTATCCCCATATGACTGTTTACGAGAATATGGCATTTGCTTTAAAATTACGCAAAGTAGACAAAAAAATTATAAAAGAAAAAGTTTTATCAGCCGCAAAAATATTGGGGTTAGATACGTATTTAGATAGAAGACCAGGAAATCTTTCCGGAGGTCAGAGACAAAGAGTCGCCCTTGGCAGAGCCATAGTTAGAGATCCTGAAGTTTTTCTTTTTGATGAACCTTTATCCAATTTGGATGCAAAACTTAGAGTTCAGATGAGAACTGAAATCATAAAACTGCATAAACAATTAAAGACTACGATGGTTTACGTCACTCACGATCAAACCGAGGCAATGACAATGGGAGATAGAATTTGCGTTATGAAGGATGGTGATATTATGCAAGTTGATACACCTTTGAATCTTTATTCAAACCCAACTAATCGTTTTGTTGCCGGATTTATTGGTAGCCCTTCAATGAATTTTATTGAAGGTGAATTTGTTAAGACAGGAGATATAGTAAAGTTTAAATCAGATACATTTAATCTAGATACAAAAATAAAATCAAATATCAATTTAAATCTCACCTCAAAAGTTCAGATGGGGATAAGACCTGAGTTTTTCAATTTTGATAATGATGGTCAAAGTTTTAATGTTGAGGTTGTTGAACCTCTGGGAAATGAGACTTTTGTATATTTTAAGACTCCTCAAGGGACAAAATTATTGAGAACAAATTTACAACAGATACCAAGTACAGGAAATAAAATCAAAATTAAACTAAATTTAGATAATCTTTTCTTTTTTGATGCGATCACTGGTAAACGTATTTCGAATGAGTAA